In Thermoanaerobaculia bacterium, a single genomic region encodes these proteins:
- a CDS encoding ribosomal protein S19 family protein, translating to YVTENMVGHKLGEFAPTRIFKGHSGKKADAAAAGARPGGAPGAPGAPAPAPAAKA from the coding sequence TACGTGACCGAGAACATGGTCGGCCACAAGCTCGGCGAGTTCGCTCCGACCCGCATCTTCAAGGGGCACAGCGGGAAGAAGGCGGACGCGGCCGCGGCTGGAGCCCGGCCCGGCGGCGCTCCGGGAGCGCCGGGCGCGCCCGCGCCCGCGCCGGCGGCCAAGGCGTAG
- the rplV gene encoding 50S ribosomal protein L22, with the protein MNAVARLRYMKGSAQKVRLVADLIRGKKVNDAAAILRGTPKYACRDLLKLLKSAIANAEQKEAGVDVEKLVVRMIQVDGGPREKRIRPAPMGRAYRIQKRKSHVTLEVSDEARG; encoded by the coding sequence ATGAACGCCGTCGCTCGTCTCCGGTACATGAAGGGGTCGGCCCAGAAGGTCCGGCTCGTCGCGGACCTGATCCGCGGCAAGAAAGTCAACGACGCCGCCGCGATCCTGCGCGGCACGCCGAAATACGCGTGCCGCGACCTGCTGAAGCTCCTCAAGTCCGCGATCGCGAATGCCGAGCAGAAGGAAGCGGGCGTGGACGTCGAGAAGCTCGTCGTGCGGATGATCCAGGTCGACGGTGGGCCCCGCGAGAAACGGATCCGGCCGGCCCCGATGGGCCGCGCCTATCGCATCCAGAAACGGAAGAGTCACGTCACGCTCGAAGTCTCGGACGAGGCGAGAGGGTAA